In a single window of the Deinococcus aetherius genome:
- a CDS encoding nicotinate phosphoribosyltransferase translates to MTLPHLDDQNLILDTDSYKSSHFLQYPQGTTWLFSYLESRGGRYPATRFFGLQYLLDRYLTRRVTRENVEEARALIEAHGEPFPYEGWLRVVEVHGGRLPLEIRAVPEGTVVPIHNVLMSVTNTDPELPWLVGWFETMLMRVWYPTTVCTQSYYLSEIIRAELERTSDRAAEELPFKLHDFGSRGVSSRESAGLGGLAHLVNFLGSDTLEALRVARNHYGADVAGFSIPAAEHSTVTSWGQECEVEAYRNMVRQFGKPGGIFAVVSDSYDLKHAINVHWGETLRREVEESGATLVVRPDSGDPPAMVRLAVNALAAKFGTTTNSKGFRVLQHVRVIQGDGIDETTIRQILQNLTVDGFSAENVAFGMGGALLQKVDRDTQRFAYKASAGVIGGEYRGIYKDPVTDPGKRSKDGVLDLVMENGRMVTRQYRTFDTDFPGSLMRTVYRDGEVLVRDTLEEVRGRA, encoded by the coding sequence ATGACGCTGCCCCACCTCGACGACCAGAACCTCATCCTCGACACCGACTCGTACAAGAGTAGCCACTTTCTCCAGTACCCGCAGGGGACGACGTGGCTGTTCTCCTACCTGGAGTCGCGCGGGGGGCGGTACCCGGCAACGCGCTTTTTCGGGCTTCAGTACCTCCTCGACCGCTACCTGACGCGGCGGGTGACGCGGGAGAACGTGGAAGAAGCCCGCGCCCTCATCGAGGCGCACGGCGAGCCCTTCCCCTACGAGGGCTGGCTGCGGGTGGTGGAGGTCCACGGCGGGCGGCTGCCCCTTGAAATCCGCGCCGTGCCCGAGGGGACGGTGGTGCCCATCCACAACGTCTTGATGAGCGTGACGAACACCGACCCCGAGCTGCCGTGGCTGGTGGGGTGGTTCGAGACAATGTTGATGCGCGTGTGGTATCCAACGACTGTCTGCACCCAGAGCTACTATCTCAGCGAGATCATCCGCGCCGAACTGGAACGCACGAGCGACCGCGCCGCCGAGGAGTTGCCCTTCAAGCTGCACGACTTCGGCTCGCGCGGGGTGAGCAGCCGCGAGAGCGCGGGGCTGGGCGGGCTCGCGCACCTCGTCAACTTCCTGGGCTCGGACACGTTGGAGGCGCTGCGGGTGGCGCGCAACCACTACGGGGCGGACGTGGCGGGCTTTTCCATCCCCGCCGCCGAGCACTCCACGGTCACGAGCTGGGGCCAGGAGTGCGAGGTCGAGGCGTACCGCAACATGGTCCGGCAGTTCGGCAAGCCGGGGGGCATCTTCGCGGTCGTCAGCGATTCGTACGACCTCAAGCACGCGATCAACGTCCACTGGGGCGAGACCCTGCGGCGGGAGGTCGAGGAGAGCGGCGCCACCCTCGTCGTCCGCCCCGACTCCGGCGATCCCCCCGCGATGGTGCGCCTCGCCGTAAATGCGTTGGCCGCCAAGTTCGGCACGACCACCAACAGCAAGGGCTTCCGGGTGCTCCAGCACGTCCGGGTGATTCAGGGTGACGGCATCGACGAGACGACTATCCGCCAGATTCTCCAGAACCTCACCGTGGACGGCTTCTCGGCCGAGAACGTGGCCTTCGGCATGGGCGGCGCGCTGCTGCAAAAGGTGGACCGCGACACCCAGAGGTTCGCCTACAAGGCCAGCGCGGGTGTCATCGGCGGCGAGTACCGGGGCATCTACAAGGACCCGGTGACCGACCCCGGCAAGCGCAGCAAGGACGGCGTGCTCGACCTCGTGATGGAGAATGGGCGCATGGTGACGCGGCAGTACAGGACGTTCGACACCGACTTCCCGGGCTCTCTCATGCGGACGGTGTACCGGGACGGGGAAGTGCTGGTGCGGGACACGCTGGAGGAAGTCAGGGGACGGGCGTAG
- a CDS encoding methylglyoxal synthase → MTGAGAGTGATTGAGDTRRQVALIAHDKKKLELALFALAHRDVLARYHLVATGTTGGILQKQTGLSVERVLSGPLGGDQQIGARLAEERIAAVFFFRDPLTAQPHEPDVTALVRLCDVHDIPLATNPASAEALVLWLERQEAIRPG, encoded by the coding sequence ATGACGGGAGCGGGAGCAGGCACGGGGGCAACGACAGGGGCGGGCGACACGCGGCGGCAGGTCGCCCTGATCGCGCACGACAAGAAGAAGCTCGAACTCGCCCTCTTCGCGCTCGCCCACCGGGATGTGCTCGCGCGCTATCACCTCGTCGCCACGGGCACGACGGGCGGCATCCTCCAGAAGCAGACGGGTCTCAGCGTCGAGCGGGTGCTCTCCGGGCCGCTGGGCGGCGACCAGCAGATCGGGGCGCGACTCGCCGAGGAGCGGATCGCCGCCGTGTTCTTCTTCCGCGACCCCCTCACCGCCCAGCCCCACGAGCCCGACGTGACGGCCCTGGTGAGGCTGTGCGACGTTCACGACATTCCCCTCGCCACCAACCCCGCCAGCGCCGAGGCCCTGGTGCTGTGGCTGGAGCGGCAGGAGGCCATCCGGCCCGGCTGA
- a CDS encoding PP2C family protein-serine/threonine phosphatase, with translation MSAAVTPPLSSGLLTDVGRQRDVNQDAALALDLPGGGLFAVADGMGGHAAGELAANLALDTLGQRYLGGRGQPPERLAEAVQAANLAVLRHAVGEYVGMGTTLLAVLVDRGAAIVAHVGDSRAYLLRGGELHRLTDDHSWVAEQLRLGHLTEEEARDHQWRSVVNNALGGEERVRLELFGLPLRAGDRLLLCSDGLSGVLTDAELLDLLARPLASDGTARLLVDAANDAGGPDNITAVVVDVQRPGRLPRYTLPERQGDGPTYVDVLLSARRGSSPLTYLLLTVAYFTLLGVMLIPERRLLIGLVGALLLGGVMTLQRVMRARQGQPFSRPAALTRALNPALSRPTRFRREG, from the coding sequence ATGTCCGCCGCCGTGACGCCCCCACTGTCCTCCGGGCTGCTCACGGACGTGGGGCGGCAACGGGACGTGAACCAGGACGCGGCCCTGGCCCTCGACCTGCCGGGGGGTGGGCTGTTCGCCGTGGCGGACGGCATGGGGGGGCACGCGGCGGGGGAACTCGCGGCCAACCTGGCGCTCGACACGCTGGGCCAGCGTTACCTCGGGGGGCGCGGCCAGCCGCCCGAACGGCTCGCGGAGGCGGTGCAGGCGGCGAACCTCGCGGTGTTGCGCCACGCGGTCGGCGAGTACGTCGGGATGGGCACCACCCTGCTCGCGGTGCTCGTCGACCGGGGCGCGGCCATCGTCGCGCACGTGGGCGACTCGCGGGCGTACCTGCTGCGCGGGGGTGAACTCCACCGCCTCACCGACGACCACTCCTGGGTAGCCGAGCAACTGCGGCTGGGGCACCTCACCGAGGAAGAGGCGCGCGACCACCAGTGGCGCAGCGTGGTGAACAACGCCCTGGGCGGCGAGGAGCGGGTGAGGCTCGAACTCTTCGGGCTGCCCCTGCGTGCCGGTGACCGTCTGTTGCTGTGCAGCGACGGCCTGAGCGGCGTCCTGACCGACGCCGAACTCCTCGACCTGCTCGCGCGTCCCCTCGCGTCCGACGGGACGGCCCGCCTCCTGGTGGACGCGGCGAACGACGCGGGGGGCCCGGACAACATCACCGCCGTGGTCGTGGACGTGCAGCGCCCCGGGAGACTGCCGCGCTACACCCTCCCCGAGCGGCAGGGGGACGGGCCCACCTACGTCGATGTTCTCCTCAGCGCCCGGCGGGGGAGCAGCCCCCTGACCTACCTGCTGCTGACGGTGGCGTACTTCACCCTGCTGGGCGTGATGCTCATTCCCGAACGCCGCCTCCTGATCGGCCTTGTCGGCGCCCTGCTGCTGGGGGGGGTCATGACCCTCCAGCGGGTGATGCGCGCCCGCCAGGGCCAGCCCTTCTCGCGCCCGGCGGCCCTGACCCGCGCGCTGAATCCGGCCCTCTCCCGCCCGACCCGCTTCCGCCGGGAGGGCTGA
- a CDS encoding TM2 domain-containing protein, translated as MTKPEDQSPGNEPAPQPSVPSWVDEVLRVQANPQPVTVTPSPSEATGGEPRRPEESPPPAAPSQPAAEDDWITRVTSNTAENPAVSAEPANDLRIPEASPPPVAPAPTTPPPAREDDWIAHATGNAAKNPTMPTGPQVVPPSSGGVQDWLQPMRPVASSTSSDVPADIAQKKLIAGLLGIVLGSLGVHKFYLGMNTPGLIMLGANIGVWILALLLGLITLGLGLIITVPLAALVSGAIGLLGLVEGILYLTKSDEEFYGQYVLGKKPWL; from the coding sequence ATGACCAAGCCCGAAGATCAGTCGCCCGGCAACGAACCCGCTCCCCAGCCCAGCGTGCCGTCCTGGGTGGACGAGGTGCTGCGCGTCCAGGCGAACCCCCAGCCGGTCACCGTCACCCCTTCGCCGAGTGAAGCGACGGGCGGCGAGCCGCGTCGTCCCGAGGAGTCGCCTCCCCCCGCCGCTCCTTCCCAGCCCGCCGCCGAGGACGACTGGATCACGCGTGTCACGAGCAACACGGCCGAGAACCCGGCCGTCTCCGCCGAGCCCGCGAACGACCTGCGCATCCCAGAGGCGTCTCCCCCACCCGTCGCCCCTGCCCCCACGACCCCGCCCCCGGCCAGGGAGGACGACTGGATCGCCCACGCCACGGGCAATGCGGCGAAGAACCCGACGATGCCCACCGGCCCGCAGGTCGTTCCCCCGTCCTCCGGCGGGGTGCAGGACTGGCTTCAGCCCATGCGGCCCGTCGCCTCCTCCACGTCGTCCGACGTGCCCGCCGACATCGCGCAGAAGAAGCTGATCGCGGGGTTGCTCGGCATCGTGCTGGGGAGTCTGGGCGTTCACAAGTTCTACCTGGGGATGAACACGCCCGGCCTGATCATGCTGGGGGCCAACATCGGCGTGTGGATTCTGGCCCTCCTGCTGGGGCTGATCACGCTCGGCCTCGGGCTGATCATCACCGTGCCGCTGGCCGCCCTGGTGAGTGGGGCCATCGGGCTGCTCGGCCTCGTCGAGGGCATCCTCTACCTCACGAAGTCGGACGAGGAGTTCTACGGGCAGTACGTGCTGGGCAAGAAGCCCTGGCTCTGA
- a CDS encoding AraC family transcriptional regulator, which translates to MSVQMQVARALNGQVEVLCARDHHRNFPKHAHPELSLALVEHGVMLFEQARCRETAHERHLVVTPPGEPHSGGAGGPGDLTHRTLYVAEDALRLAGFTATTFVPALHTRPDFARLFGAVDLAITSGGEALRVESTLTELLHALAPVWPLRLPGGGRGAARVEPARDYLHAHFAQPVTLAHLAALCGLHPGSLVRAFRSTLGLPPHVYQQGLRLQHARRLINAGVPLARAALEAGFADQSHFTRAFTRVFGLPPGQYARGSDRSRRTR; encoded by the coding sequence ATGTCAGTCCAGATGCAGGTGGCACGGGCCCTGAACGGACAGGTCGAAGTCCTCTGTGCCCGTGACCACCACCGGAACTTCCCCAAACACGCCCACCCCGAACTCTCCCTCGCCCTGGTCGAACACGGCGTCATGCTCTTCGAGCAGGCCAGGTGTCGGGAGACGGCCCACGAGCGTCATCTGGTCGTCACCCCACCAGGCGAACCCCACTCCGGTGGCGCAGGCGGGCCAGGGGACCTCACGCACCGCACGCTCTACGTTGCAGAGGACGCGCTGCGCCTCGCGGGCTTCACAGCCACCACATTCGTGCCCGCCCTGCACACCCGACCCGATTTCGCCAGGTTGTTCGGGGCGGTGGACCTCGCGATCACCTCCGGGGGCGAGGCGTTACGGGTCGAGAGCACGCTGACCGAATTGCTGCACGCCCTGGCACCCGTCTGGCCGCTCCGGCTGCCCGGAGGTGGCCGGGGTGCCGCTCGCGTCGAGCCTGCGCGGGACTACCTGCACGCGCACTTCGCGCAGCCGGTGACCCTCGCGCACCTGGCCGCGCTGTGCGGACTCCACCCCGGCTCGCTCGTGCGGGCCTTTCGGAGCACGCTGGGGCTGCCTCCACACGTCTACCAGCAGGGGTTACGCCTCCAGCACGCCCGGCGCCTGATCAACGCCGGGGTCCCGCTGGCCCGGGCCGCACTGGAGGCAGGCTTCGCCGATCAGAGCCACTTCACCCGGGCGTTCACGCGCGTCTTCGGCCTGCCGCCCGGCCAGTACGCGCGCGGTTCAGATCGTTCAAGACGCACGAGGTAA
- a CDS encoding RidA family protein, translated as MKDIVETGDAPAAIGPYSQATLLGRLVVTSGQIPLRPDGTPVEGGIEAQTRQVLDNLRAVLAAAGTDLGHVVKTTVFLADMNEFSAMNAVYAEYFEAPYPARSTVQVARLPRDVRVEIEAIAERP; from the coding sequence ATGAAAGACATCGTGGAGACCGGGGACGCGCCCGCCGCTATCGGCCCGTACAGCCAGGCCACCTTGCTCGGGAGGCTCGTGGTCACCAGCGGCCAGATTCCCCTGCGTCCCGACGGGACCCCCGTGGAAGGCGGCATCGAGGCGCAGACGCGTCAGGTGCTCGACAACCTGCGGGCCGTCCTCGCCGCCGCCGGGACGGACCTCGGCCACGTCGTCAAGACCACCGTGTTCCTCGCCGACATGAACGAGTTCTCGGCCATGAATGCCGTGTACGCGGAGTACTTCGAGGCGCCCTACCCGGCCCGCTCGACCGTCCAGGTCGCCCGCCTGCCCCGCGATGTGCGGGTCGAGATCGAGGCCATCGCCGAGCGCCCCTGA
- a CDS encoding YbjN domain-containing protein, which yields MRELGTSAAALVLTVSLGVAGAGGAQAPTPGGGQVQAATPATVASALREAGYGVTVNPVEGDDEPSLTVKAGDYELDVWFSGCKGTTCDRVTASTNWDYSDDEDSLDTDLVNEWNSNFFTQAYVYEGAYYLDTTLPLRGGYTKVALKAWMEDYLGDVKDFEAELP from the coding sequence ATGCGCGAACTCGGCACGTCGGCAGCGGCCCTTGTTCTCACCGTCAGCCTCGGCGTGGCCGGGGCCGGGGGGGCCCAGGCGCCCACCCCGGGGGGCGGACAGGTCCAGGCCGCGACGCCCGCCACCGTCGCCTCCGCCCTGCGCGAGGCCGGGTACGGCGTGACCGTCAACCCGGTCGAGGGCGACGACGAGCCCAGCCTGACGGTCAAGGCGGGCGACTACGAACTCGACGTGTGGTTCAGCGGCTGCAAGGGCACGACCTGCGACCGCGTGACGGCGAGCACCAACTGGGACTACAGCGATGACGAGGACAGCCTCGACACCGACCTCGTCAACGAGTGGAACAGCAACTTCTTCACCCAGGCCTACGTCTACGAGGGTGCTTACTACCTCGACACGACCCTCCCCCTGCGGGGGGGCTACACCAAGGTGGCCCTCAAGGCCTGGATGGAGGACTACCTCGGCGACGTGAAGGACTTCGAGGCCGAGCTGCCCTGA
- a CDS encoding PSP1 domain-containing protein has translation MLSAEPHAVGTRVVVQGKRGPEVATVRGEASTPSDNGRYGTVLRAAGPEDLARWDDLFRQGEDLKWLLRARARERRLPVKIVAVEFTLDESLVTISYSAEDRIELGSLIADLRNHTRARVNFAAVGPREQAQMIGTLGACGRENCSSNHLQEFAPVSIRMARDQQLPLNPEKLSGPCGRLLCCLQYEHTQYLELLGDLPRKNARVCHEGSGACGKVTKLHPLTGTVDVHTEQGMLLGVPAAELRRMPDAPQGKGKNAEA, from the coding sequence ATGCTCAGCGCCGAGCCGCACGCGGTCGGCACCCGCGTCGTCGTGCAGGGCAAGCGCGGCCCGGAGGTCGCCACCGTGCGCGGCGAAGCCTCCACCCCCTCTGACAACGGCCGTTACGGCACGGTGCTGCGCGCTGCTGGCCCGGAAGACCTGGCCCGCTGGGACGACCTCTTCCGCCAGGGCGAGGACCTGAAGTGGCTGCTGCGCGCCCGCGCCCGTGAGCGCCGCCTGCCCGTCAAGATCGTCGCCGTCGAGTTCACCCTCGACGAGAGCCTGGTGACGATCAGCTACAGCGCCGAGGACCGCATCGAACTCGGCAGCCTGATCGCTGACCTGCGCAATCATACCCGCGCCCGGGTGAACTTCGCGGCGGTGGGCCCGCGTGAGCAGGCGCAGATGATCGGCACGCTGGGGGCCTGCGGGCGCGAGAACTGCTCGTCGAACCACCTTCAGGAGTTCGCGCCCGTCAGCATCCGCATGGCGCGCGACCAGCAGCTTCCCCTCAACCCCGAAAAGCTCTCCGGTCCCTGCGGGCGCCTGTTGTGCTGCCTGCAATACGAGCACACCCAGTACCTCGAACTCCTGGGCGATCTCCCGCGCAAGAACGCCCGCGTCTGCCATGAGGGGAGTGGGGCGTGCGGTAAGGTCACCAAGCTCCACCCCCTGACCGGGACGGTGGACGTGCACACCGAGCAGGGAATGCTCCTCGGTGTCCCTGCCGCCGAACTGCGCCGGATGCCCGACGCGCCGCAGGGCAAGGGCAAGAATGCCGAGGCGTGA
- a CDS encoding LysE family transporter: protein MPLTTDWLAVLTVGALAVMSPGANLAVTLRNTLGGSRAAGVATAAGLALGDAVYVGLCLVGLVALLEASPALFRGVQVAGALYLVYLGVQFLRARPYPSLETGATAGRAVSPVLAARMGLLTCLLNPKVGLFFLALFTQVIRPETPLVWKGVFGLTVVLTEFAWFAVVALTLSRPVFQTRYLRFAHLIERATGAVLLGLALKLVWT from the coding sequence GTGCCGCTGACCACGGATTGGCTGGCGGTGCTCACGGTGGGCGCGCTCGCCGTGATGAGTCCGGGGGCGAACCTCGCGGTCACCCTCCGCAACACGCTGGGCGGCTCCCGGGCAGCGGGCGTCGCCACAGCCGCCGGACTGGCCCTGGGGGACGCCGTGTACGTGGGACTGTGCCTGGTGGGGCTGGTCGCCCTGCTGGAGGCGTCCCCCGCGCTGTTTCGCGGGGTGCAGGTCGCGGGGGCCCTCTACCTCGTCTACCTCGGCGTGCAGTTTCTGCGGGCCCGGCCGTATCCCTCCCTGGAGACGGGGGCGACGGCCGGGCGAGCGGTGAGCCCCGTCCTCGCGGCGCGGATGGGACTGCTGACCTGCCTGCTCAATCCGAAGGTGGGGCTCTTTTTCCTGGCGCTGTTCACGCAGGTCATCCGACCCGAGACGCCGCTCGTCTGGAAAGGGGTGTTCGGGCTGACGGTGGTGCTCACCGAGTTCGCGTGGTTTGCCGTGGTGGCTTTGACGCTCTCCCGCCCTGTGTTTCAGACGCGGTACTTGCGCTTCGCCCACCTGATCGAGCGCGCCACGGGCGCGGTGCTCCTCGGGCTGGCCCTGAAATTGGTGTGGACCTGA
- a CDS encoding S8 family serine peptidase has product MKKTSPVVLSLTVLLAACGQSTPQMSAPSASSNGAPLGTLATGTTTSACSALYATAPSGVQVDGTMRYGQVGTLILSFADDTAKGRAVTWMDSNLPVDLGKGLGAFQNLPMIAVKTLVTPELVETLKAKLPGLSSIYQDAPLQYKLAESVKFIGADVARSTYGVTGKGVGVAVLDSGIDGTHPDLKNVAKNVKLVGPITDAGVGGYLYVDTPDSDTTSGHGTHVASTIGGSGAASEGSARMRRGVAPGVTLVGVGAGEGLSILYALQGFDYLMKPEVRETYNVRVISNSWGSSGEFAPYNPISLAAKRAYDAGMIVTFAAGNEGPGANTLNPYSASPCVISVAAGDKKGYLADFSSRGRAGDALVHPDVTAPGVDISAARAKTGLAATTVPDVDNPQYATISGTSMATPHISGVIALMLEANPGLTLDGVMAIFQKTSRPMYYAEPATSGLDPNQVVTKRRELWEVGYGYVDANAAVREAVRQNAARYTVTTTGLPGWSGTVTTSVCGPQVNCVTTAQDAHTLSVPSGASALRVATEWGNPAYDLDLEVYNPSGQLVGSSAQGTSTGEAVSIPNPVAGNWKVVLKGYLNAQTSYTGTAEVDKVVRR; this is encoded by the coding sequence ATGAAGAAGACCTCCCCCGTCGTCCTGAGCCTGACCGTCCTCCTCGCCGCCTGCGGGCAGAGCACGCCCCAGATGTCCGCTCCCTCCGCCTCCTCGAACGGGGCCCCCCTGGGCACCCTGGCGACGGGCACGACGACCTCGGCGTGCAGCGCGCTCTACGCCACGGCGCCGAGCGGCGTGCAGGTGGACGGCACCATGCGTTACGGGCAGGTGGGGACCCTGATCCTCTCCTTCGCGGACGACACCGCCAAGGGCCGCGCGGTGACGTGGATGGACTCGAACCTCCCTGTGGACCTCGGCAAGGGGCTGGGCGCGTTCCAGAACCTGCCGATGATCGCGGTGAAGACGCTCGTCACGCCCGAGCTGGTCGAGACCCTCAAGGCGAAGCTCCCCGGCCTGTCCTCGATCTACCAGGACGCGCCCCTGCAGTACAAACTCGCCGAGAGCGTGAAGTTCATCGGGGCGGACGTGGCGCGGAGCACCTACGGGGTGACGGGCAAGGGCGTGGGCGTGGCGGTGCTCGACTCCGGGATCGACGGCACGCACCCCGACCTGAAGAACGTCGCCAAGAACGTGAAGCTGGTCGGCCCGATCACCGACGCGGGCGTGGGCGGCTACCTGTACGTGGACACCCCCGACAGCGACACGACGAGCGGGCACGGCACCCACGTGGCGAGCACCATCGGCGGCAGCGGGGCGGCGTCCGAGGGCTCGGCCCGGATGCGGCGCGGCGTGGCGCCGGGGGTCACCCTGGTCGGCGTCGGCGCGGGCGAGGGCCTGAGCATCCTCTACGCCCTGCAAGGCTTCGACTACCTGATGAAGCCCGAGGTGCGCGAGACCTACAACGTGCGCGTGATCTCCAACTCCTGGGGATCGAGCGGCGAGTTCGCCCCGTACAACCCCATCAGCCTCGCCGCCAAGCGGGCCTACGACGCGGGCATGATCGTGACCTTCGCGGCGGGCAACGAGGGCCCGGGGGCGAACACCCTCAACCCGTACTCGGCCAGCCCCTGCGTGATCAGCGTGGCGGCGGGCGACAAGAAGGGCTACCTCGCCGACTTCTCCAGCCGTGGCCGCGCCGGGGACGCGCTCGTCCACCCCGACGTGACGGCCCCCGGCGTGGACATCAGCGCCGCCCGCGCCAAGACCGGCCTCGCCGCGACCACCGTGCCCGACGTGGACAACCCCCAGTACGCCACCATCAGCGGCACCAGTATGGCGACCCCACACATCAGCGGCGTGATCGCCCTGATGCTGGAGGCCAACCCGGGGCTCACGCTCGACGGCGTGATGGCGATCTTCCAGAAGACCAGCCGCCCGATGTACTACGCCGAGCCCGCCACGAGTGGCCTCGATCCCAACCAGGTCGTCACCAAGCGCCGCGAACTGTGGGAGGTCGGCTACGGCTACGTGGACGCGAACGCCGCCGTGCGCGAGGCGGTGCGTCAGAACGCAGCCCGCTACACAGTCACGACGACCGGCCTGCCCGGCTGGAGCGGCACCGTCACCACCAGCGTCTGCGGGCCCCAGGTGAATTGCGTGACCACCGCGCAGGACGCCCACACCCTCAGCGTGCCCTCGGGCGCCAGTGCCCTGCGCGTGGCGACCGAGTGGGGGAACCCCGCCTACGACCTCGACCTGGAGGTCTACAACCCCTCGGGCCAGCTTGTCGGCTCCAGCGCCCAGGGCACGAGCACGGGTGAGGCCGTCAGCATCCCCAACCCGGTCGCGGGCAACTGGAAGGTCGTCCTCAAGGGCTACCTCAACGCCCAGACGAGCTACACCGGCACCGCCGAGGTCGACAAGGTCGTCCGCCGGTAA
- a CDS encoding bifunctional nicotinamide-nucleotide adenylyltransferase/Nudix hydroxylase has translation MTAPRDPALSPPPPARRKRTFGVYIGRFEPPHQAHLLVMLEALRSVQKLIVVIGSARAARNTKNPFTADERQGVVTAMLAEAGVARSRLLFVHVRDYFYNEGLWLSEVQRGVGEHTRGSSDVALIGHMKDESSYYLRSFPGWEFIPTHVVSPLSATDVRKAYFEDRLEDVSGMVPPAVHTFLTTFRGTPEYAELRAEFDYLREYRAAWKDAPFPPVFVTADGVVTRSGHVLIVRRAGLPGRGRLAMPGGFLEQGETLVECAVREVREETGLGEGVNLPAALRAQAVFDYPDRSQRGRTVTHAFHFDLGIGQLPILRAASDAADAFWMPLSEALGHPELFFEDHHAIIEHFLMRG, from the coding sequence ATGACCGCCCCGCGCGACCCCGCCCTGTCCCCTCCCCCACCGGCCCGGCGCAAACGCACCTTCGGGGTCTACATCGGGAGGTTTGAGCCGCCCCACCAGGCCCACCTCCTCGTGATGCTCGAAGCCCTCAGGAGCGTCCAGAAGCTGATCGTGGTGATCGGCAGCGCCCGCGCCGCGCGCAACACCAAAAATCCCTTCACGGCCGACGAGCGCCAGGGGGTCGTCACGGCCATGCTCGCCGAGGCGGGTGTTGCACGCAGCCGCCTCCTCTTCGTCCATGTGCGCGACTACTTCTACAACGAGGGCCTGTGGCTTTCCGAGGTGCAGCGCGGGGTCGGCGAGCACACGCGCGGCAGCAGCGACGTGGCCCTCATCGGCCACATGAAGGACGAGAGCAGCTACTACCTGCGCTCCTTCCCGGGTTGGGAGTTCATCCCCACCCATGTGGTCAGCCCCCTGAGCGCGACCGACGTGCGCAAGGCCTACTTCGAGGACCGCCTGGAGGACGTCTCCGGCATGGTCCCGCCCGCCGTCCACACCTTCCTGACCACCTTTCGGGGGACGCCCGAGTACGCCGAGCTGCGCGCCGAGTTCGACTACCTGCGCGAGTACCGCGCCGCCTGGAAGGACGCGCCCTTCCCGCCCGTCTTCGTCACGGCCGACGGGGTGGTCACCCGCAGCGGGCACGTGCTGATCGTGCGGCGGGCCGGACTGCCGGGGCGCGGGCGCCTCGCCATGCCGGGCGGCTTCCTGGAACAGGGAGAAACGCTCGTGGAATGCGCCGTCCGTGAGGTCCGCGAGGAGACCGGGCTGGGCGAGGGAGTGAACCTCCCCGCCGCCCTACGCGCTCAGGCCGTCTTCGACTACCCCGACCGCAGCCAGCGCGGGCGCACCGTCACCCACGCCTTCCACTTCGACCTCGGCATCGGCCAACTGCCCATCCTCCGCGCCGCCAGCGACGCCGCCGACGCCTTCTGGATGCCGCTTTCCGAGGCCCTGGGCCACCCCGAACTGTTCTTCGAGGACCATCACGCGATCATCGAACACTTCCTGATGCGGGGGTAG